A window from Drosophila yakuba strain Tai18E2 chromosome 3L, Prin_Dyak_Tai18E2_2.1, whole genome shotgun sequence encodes these proteins:
- the LOC6533128 gene encoding uncharacterized protein LOC6533128: MAILESCCFWKDVRSGSFACAIYTLVYFGFSTLMFLFYLIEEQDFLLGNRARPLGESLLEKGDVTVVTVIFNVLLLFCSILMVLSSVLLILGLQQNKRHLLIPWISFMLGDLLIEVCHLVHLALARRVKFDPIVGFIFTMDFFLLCLNLYCLLCVISQYQTFRSQRAEMRLAAPTASPIVVFTAAEKLTKAQQQLQQAQQQQQQHADALQQLETGRANGKRRRMLGAASPLITSQRLTNFSTITEEEEQQSRTDHRAEQSTGQELGRIPIFTLAASPAHCGDATHH; the protein is encoded by the exons ATGGCCATCCTGGAGTCTTGTTGCTTTTGGAAGGATGTGCGGAGTGGCAGCTTTGCTTGCGCCATCTACACTTTG GTTTACTTTGGCTTCTCGACGCTGATGTTTTTGTTCTACCTTATCGAGGAGCAGGACTTTCTGCTCGGGAACCGTGCTCGGCCGTTGGGTGAAAGTCTACTGGAGAAGGGTGATGTGACTGTAG TGACTGTGATATTCAACGTTTTGTTGCTCTTTTGCTCCATACTGATGGTGCTATCGTCGGTTCTGCTCATATTGGGCCTTCAGCAG AACAAGAGACATTTGCTGATACCCTGGATAAGTTTCATGCTGGGCGATCTGCTCATCGAGGTCTGCCACCTGGTCCACTTGGCCCTCGCCCGCCGCGTCAAGTTCGATCCGATTGTGGGTTTCATCTTCACCATGGATTTCTTCCTACTGTGCCTCAAT CTATACTGTCTGCTGTGCGTCATCTCGCAGTACCAGACGTTTCGCTCCCAGCGAGCGGAGATGCGACTGGCGGCCCCGACGGCATCG CCTATTGTGGTCTTCACAGCAGCGGAGAAGCTAACCAaagcgcagcagcagctgcagcaagcgcagcagcaacaacagcagcacgctgatgcactgcagcagctggagaCCGGCAGAGCAAATGGTAAGCGGCGACGTATGCTCGGTGCTGCCAGTCCGCTAATAACTTCGCAGCGCCTAACCAACTTCTCCACCATcaccgaggaggaggagcagcaatCCCGCACAG ACCACCGTGCGGAGCAGTCAACTGGACAGGAACTCGGCCGCATACCAATTTTCACACTGGCTGCCAGTCCAGCTCATTGTGGTGATGCAACTCATCACTAA